Below is a window of Buchnera aphidicola (Pemphigus populi) DNA.
AGTTAAATTAAAATATCAATATACATAAAAATGAAATATTATAGTTTTTATATTAAAAAAATCAATAAAAATATAAGAAAAATGTTTCATTATATATAAAAAATTGTTTAATAAAATATTATTATTTATCAAAATTAAATTTTTATTCATTATAAATATTTAATTTTAAAAAATATTTTATTTAATATTATTAAAATAATTTAATATATTTTTTAAAAATAGAAAGGAATTAAAATGAAAACAAAATTAGAAAAAATGTTAAAATTTCCTTGCTCATTTACTTACAAAATAATAGGTTTAGCAAAACCAGAATTAATTGATAAAATTGTACAAGTAATTCAATTTAGATTACCTGGAGATTACATACCTCAAATAAAATCTAGTAATAAAGGCAATTATCTTTCTATTTCTATTACAATATGCGCTAAAAATTTTTCTCAAATAGAAACCTTATATCATGATTTAAGTCAAATTAATATGGTACGTATGGTTTTATAAGAATAATCTATTTTAGATAATAAATAAATTTAACTTTAAAATATATAATTTTAAGTAATCAATTTAAATAAAAATTTATTAAAATTAAAATTTTCCATATATACAAATATATAAATAAAGTTGATAATATGAATTTACATTTTTAAACAATTTTAAAAAAATAATAGTGCAGTACTAATTAGCACTGCACTATAGAGTTAAATTAAAAATATAATATTAATTTATAAACTAATTACATTAGCAGCAGATGGACCTTTTGCTCCTTCGGTAATTTCGAATTCAACACTTTGACCTTCTGTCAAAGTTTTAAATCCGTTACTTTGGATAGCTGAAAAATGAACAAATACATCTTTGCTTCCATCTTCAGGAGTAATGAACCCAAAACCCTTAGATTCATTAAACCATTTAACATTACCTTTAATCTTGGACATCTATATTACCTTTACATGAAAATATAAACTAACTTACTATAATAAGTTAATAAAAAGATTTTAGAACTTTTTCTATATCAAAATAGAAAAAAATTTTTTTAAACAAAAATATTGCTATTATTTTTAAATAATTCCTATAATTTTAAATTATACATAAATTCTTATAATAATGAACTAAAAAATGTTTAAAATTATATAATAATAACAGGCAACACATAAAAAACAACCAAGGATAAATTTATCCTTGGTTGTTTTTTATGTGTTGCCTGGTAATTTCCTACTCTCACACGGGGAAACCCCGTACTACCATCGGCGTTGAAATGTTTCACTTCTGAGTTCGGAATGGATTCAGGTGGTACCATAACACTATTTTTACCAGGCTTTTTAAAATAAAAAATGTTTTTTAAATTTAGATAACAAGAAAATATATACTTATCAAAAAACACCTCTGGTGTTGTAAGGTTAAGCCTCTCGGGTCATTAGTACTGATTAGCTTAACATATCACTATGCTTACACATTCAGCCTATCAACGTCGTAGTCTTCAACGTCCCTTCAGTAAACAAAAATGTTTCAGGGAAGACTAATCTTGGGGTAAGTTTCGTGCTTATATGCTTTCAGCACTTATCTTTTCCGCATTTAGCTACCGGGCAATGCCATTGGCATGACAACCCGAACACCAGTGATGCGTCCACTTCGGTCCTCTCGTACTAGAAATAGATCCCCTCAATCTTCCAACGCCCACGGCAGATAGGGACCGAACTGTCTCACGACGTTCTAAACCCAGCTCGCGTACCACTTTAAATGGCGAACAGCCATACCCTTGGGACCTGCTTCAGCCCCAGGATGTGATGAGCCGACATCGAGGTGCCAAACACCGCCGTCGATATGAACTCTTGGGCGGTATCAGCCTGTTATCCCCGGAGTACCTTTTATTTGTTGAGCGATGGCCATTCCATACAGAACCACCGGATCACTAAGACCTGCTTTCGCATCTGCTCGCGCTATCGCGCTTACAGTTAAACTGGCTTATGCCTTTACACTAATCTCACGATTTCCGACCGTGATTAGCCAATCTTTGTACTCCTCCGTTACTCTTTGGGAGGAGACCGCCCCAGTCAAACTACCCACCAGACACTGTCTCTATACCGGATTACGGTATTAGGTTAGAACACTAAATTTTAAAGGGTGGTATTTCAAGGACGGCTCCAATCAAACTAGCGTCTAATATTCGTAGCCTCCCACCTATCCTACACGTTAAAAATCAATATTCAGTGTCAAGCTATAGTAAAGGTTCACGGGGTCTTTCCGTCTTGCCGCGGGTACACTGCATCTTCACAGCAATTTCAATTTCACTGAGTCCTAGGTGGAGACAGCCTGGCCATCATTACGCCATTCGTGCAGGTCGGAACTTACCCGACAAGGAATTTCGCTACCTTAGGACCGTTATAGTTACGGCCGCCGTTTACCGGGGCTTCAGTCTAGAGCTTCAGGTTACCCTTAACCCCTTCGATTAACCTTCCGGCACCGGGCAGGCGTCACACCGTATACTTCCACTTTCATGTTTGCACAGTGCTGTGTTTTTAATAAACAGTTGCAGCCAGCTGGTATCTTAGACTGGATTTAGCTTTAGAAGTTAATTCTATCACTTACATTCCAGCGTGCCTTCTCCCGAAGTTACGGCACTATTTTGCCTAGTTCCTTCACCCAGGTTCTCTCAAGCGCCTTAGTATTCTCTACCTAACCACCTGTGTCGGTTTATAGTACGATTTTATATTACCTGATGCTTAGAGGCTTTTCTTGGAAGCGTGGTATAGGTTACTTTATCACCTTAATGACTCGTCATAACGCCTCAGATTAAAAAAGGCCGGATTTGCCTAACCTTTATACCTACACGCTTAAACCAGGACAACCGTCGCCTGGATAACTTAACCTTCTCCGTCCCCCCTTCGCAGTAATACAAAGCACAGGAATATTAACCTGTTTCCCATCGATTACGCCTTTCGACCTCACCTTAGGGGTCGGCTTACCCTGCCCCGATTAACGTTGGACAGGAAACCTTAGTTTTTCGGCGAATAGGTTTTTCACCTATTTTATCGTTACTCATGTCAGCATTCGCACTTCTGATTCCTCCAATGTATTTCACAATACACCTTCTTTGGTTTACAGAACGCTCCCCTACCCAATAATAAATATAATTTATTACTGCCGCAGCTTCGGTGCATAGTTTAGCCCCGTTAAATCTTCCGCGCAGGCCGACTCGACCAGTGAGCTATTACGCTTTCTTTAAATGATGGCTGCTTCTAAGCCAACATCCTGGCTGTTTATGCCTTCCCACATCGTTTCCCACTTAACTATGACTTGGGGACCTTAGCTGGCGGTCTGGGTTGTTTCCCTCTCCACAACGAACGTTAGCACCCGCTGTGTGTCTCCCGTGATAACATTCTACGGTATTCGGAGTTTGCATCGGTTTGGTAAGCCGGGATGGCCCCCTATCCGGAACAGTGCTCTACCCCCGAAGATGAATTCACGAGGCGCTACCTAAATAGCTTTCGGGGAGAACCAGCTATCTCCCGGTTTGATTGGCCTTTCACCCCTAGCCATAGGTCATCCGCTGATTTTTCAACATCAGTCGGTTCGGTCCTCCAGTTAGTTTTACCCAACCTTCAACCTGCCCGTGGCTAGATCACCGGGTTTCGGGTCTGTATCCTGAAACTTAAACGCCTATTTAGGACTCGGTTTCCCTTCGGCTCCCCTATACGGTTAACCTTGCTACAGAATACAAGTCGCTGACCCATTATACAAAAGGTACGCAGTCACTTATAATTACAAATAATAAGCTCCTACTGCTTGTACGTACATGGTTTCAGGTTCTATTTCACTCCCCTCGCCGGGGTTCTTTTCGCCTTTCCCTTACGGTACTAGTTCACTATCGGTCAGTTAGGAGTATTTAGCCTTAGAGGATGGTCCCCCCATATTCAAACAGGATTTCTCGTGTCCCGTTCTACTCTTTGAGCCCACAAAATAATTTTTTTTGTATACTGGGCTATCACCATGTATCGCTATTTTTCCCAAAATATTCTACTTAAAATTATATTGATTATAGCTCTAGGCTGTTCCCTGTTCGCTCGCCACTACTAAGGGAATCTCGTTTGATTTCTTTTCCTCGGGGTACTTAGATGTTTCAATTCTCCCGGTTTGCTTTGTTAACCTATTTATTTAGTTAACAATGATACTATTTTAAAAGTATCGGGTTTCCCCATTCGGATATCGTCAGTTATAACGTTTCATATCAACTTACCGACGCTTTTCGCAGATTAGCACGTCCTTCATCGCCTCTAACTGCCAAGGCATCCACCATATACGCTTATTCGCTTAACCTTACAACCCACAGATGTTTTTAAATTATAAGTTATATATACTTGTTTTCCAAATTTTTAAAGAACTTTATTATTGATCTAATTTAATAATGAATATATCAAAAACAAACTAAGAATAACATATTTATATTATATAGTACAGATATAATTTTATTTTTTTCGTCTCCTAGGGGATTTGAACCCCTGTTGCCGCCGTGAAAGGGCGATGTCCTAGACCTCTAGACGAAGGAGACTAAAAAAATTCTACTATATTTTAAAAATATATTTATTCATAAAATATAAATTATAATCTATATGTTACAGAATGAGATAAAAGAGTCAAGATTTTTTTTCTTACTTTTACTTTTAAGTAAATAAAAACCTAAAAATAACACATTTATATATGAAAATCATATTTTTATCATAAAAATATATTTAAAAAATTATTTATCTTTAACTGTTAAAATATTAATAATAGGAATAATATTAGGTAATACTCCATGCCAAAGAAAAAAAGAATATGCAGCCTGACCAACTAACATCCCTATTCCATTAGAAATATAAACTGCTCCTAATTTTTTACACCAAGATAAAAATGGAGTAACCAAAGATTGATACGATATATCGTAACAATAAGTATCAGGAGATATGATCTCATCGGGTAAAATAGGAGATAAACCATCTATACCACTGGACGTAGCATTAATGATAAGATTAAACTTTATTTTACTTAAATCATTAAAATCAATAGCAACTATTTTCCCAAATTTTTTAAAATCTTTTTCTATAGTTTCTGCTTTTTTCATATTTCTATTAGTAATAAAAACAAAACAATCCGAAGATAATAATGTAAAAATAATACCTCTAGCTGCGCCACCGGCACCGATTAATAATATATTATATTTTTTTTTAATAAATTTTAATCTCTCTAAATCTTTTTGTATTCCTATACCATCTGTATTATCACCTAACACTCGACCATTTTTTAATTTTTTTAAAGTATTTACTGCACCAGAAATTTCTGCAGATTCTGTTAATAAATTACAAAAATTAAATACTTCTTCTTTAAATGGTAATGTAATATTACCACCTTTCCCATCATGTGAAAAAAAAAATCTAACACATTTGTAATTTTTCCCAATGGAACATGAATAGCGGAATAATGATGTATAATTTTAGTATATTGAGAAAATAAACTATGAATTTTTGGTGATTGACTATGGTCTATGGGATTTCCAAAAACTGCAAAATATGTTTTTTTTATTTCCATTAACTATTTTATCTCCACCTTAAAATATTTTAAAAACAAAAAACTTATATTATTAATATTTCTTACTAACAGTAATACATAAAAATATTAATTACACCTCTGCTACTTTTTAGTATATTAAGGAATAATTTTCATTATTCAACCAACTGTAAAATAAAAAATTCATTTTAAAAATATTATATTTACCAAAAAAATAAATTATATATCTGATATTATCAGAAATATATAATTTAAACTTATCAAAAACATTTAATTAAAAAATTAGTTTAATATAAAATTTTAATTGAGATATATTATGTGAATTAAATTTTTACATCTAATTAAATTAATAAGAAAATATACCATATCAGAAAAAATAATTATTAAAATTAAAAACTGAAAATATAAAATGTAATAATTAAAAATTATTTTTTGAATGATTAAAAAACTAATGTAAAATAAATGTTTTATTAAAATTAAACAAAAGATCTTCTAATCTTCTGTAAGCATCTACACAATTTGGTATATTAAATAATACCATTAATACTACCCATTTCAGTTCTTCCAAATCAAATTCTTCAATATCGAGCGCCATAATTCTTTCTATTACTATTTCACGAGTATCTAAATTTAACACTTGTAATTGTTCTAAAAATAATAGAAATCCTTTACAATCAATATTTAATCTCTGAGATTCTGCTTTAGTATAAATGCGAACAGGAAATTTTTCAGATAATAAAGGTACTGAAACTGTTAATTCATTTTGATAATCAGCTAATTTCTTTAACCAATTGAAAGCATTATAAATATCTTTTTTTTGAAATCCTATATCAAGTAAATCATTTTCTAATTTATCATAATCGATAAAAATTTCTATTTCACTATGAATATATATTTCAAATAAGTATATTAATACGTCAAGCATTGCATCCCCGATTAAAAATTAATTATATAAAAATTTAAAATATTGTTTTTATCAAAAAAATAGATTTTTTTAAAAAAAAGAATAATTATATGTTACTAACAATTTGTATAAACCATAATTCGCTATATATTTATTGACTAATAATATATTTTATTATTTAAAAATAATACTTTAATTCTATTAAAAATATTATACATATCCTATACTAAATATATTGTAGAAAATATTATACTTTATATAAAGTAAACTTTATATAGTAAAATACCATAAAATTAATCTATATTCTCTAATATCTTTAAAATATTAAATAAAAAAATAATAATAGTATTATTATATCTTAAAAATATTTTCATATATTAAAATATATATGGATTATATATAAATATTTTTATATATATCGTTAATATTTAATAATTTTACTCCTAAAAATCTATTACTATATATCTGTCAATTAACAAAAAAAAGTTTATAATATAAAAAATGTTAAATAAATTATAATATATAGAATTATATGACTATTTTGAAAATACTACAATATCCAGACAAAAAGCTAAGAATTAGAGCTCAACCTGTCAAAGAAATAAATACAAATATTCAGACCATAGTAGATAATATGTTTGAAACTATGTATGATAAGGAAGGAATAGGACTAGCTGCAACACAAGTCAATATTCCTTTACAAATAATTGTTATTAGTAATATTCATAAATATGATCATCCCTTAGTATTAATTAATCCTATAATAATTAGTAAAAATGGAGAAAAAAAAGTTGAAGAAGGATGTTTATCTATTCCTCAACAACGTGCTATTATTACAAGATCTGAATACATAACAGTAAATGCTTTAAATTATTTTGGAAAAAAAATCAAAATAACAGCAGATTCTCTTTTATCAATATGCATTCAACATGAAATGGATCATCTTATAGGAAAATTATTTATAGATTATCTATCACTATTAAAAAAAATATATATACGTAAAAAAATAAAAAAATTGGCAAAAAAAAATGATTTCTTTTCCAAAAAAAAATACAAAAAAATATAAAAAACTAAGAATTATATTTGCAGGAACACCTGATTTCGCTGCTCAGCATCTTTATGCATTAATTTCTTCCAAACATACAGTTATAACTGTTCTAACAAAACCAGATCATTCTTCTAGTAGAAGACAAAAAAATTTTTTTTCTCCTGTAAAAATAATAGCTAAAAATCATTCCATTCCATTATTACAACCTATTTCTCTGAATACCTTAGATATTCAAGAGATATTAAGAAAACTAAATGCAGATATTATGTTAGTTGTAGCATATGGTATTATTTTACCCAATATAATACTCAATTTATTTCCGTTAGGATGTATTAATGTACATGCTTCTTTACTTCCTCGTTGGCGAGGTCCGGCACCTATCCAATGGGCTATTTTAAATGGAGATAAACAAACTGGTATCAGCATTATCCAAATGGATCAAGGTATCGATACGGGGAAAATATTGTATTCTACACCTTGCGCGATTACATCAAATGACACTTCTGCAAGTTTAGAGAAAAAACTAATTTTAATCGGAATAAAATCTATGTTAATAGTATTAGACCGATATAATTTCAATACCAATACCTATATTATACAAAATGATATTAATGCTACTTATGCAAGTAAAATAAAAAAAGAACAAGGTAGGTTAAATTGGCATACCTCAGCTGAAAAAATAGAACGATTAATTCGAGCTTTTAATCCCTATCCAATATCATTTTTTTTAATTAAAAACCAATTT
It encodes the following:
- the ybeD gene encoding DUF493 family protein YbeD, whose amino-acid sequence is MKTKLEKMLKFPCSFTYKIIGLAKPELIDKIVQVIQFRLPGDYIPQIKSSNKGNYLSISITICAKNFSQIETLYHDLSQINMVRMVL
- the cspE gene encoding transcription antiterminator/RNA stability regulator CspE gives rise to the protein MSKIKGNVKWFNESKGFGFITPEDGSKDVFVHFSAIQSNGFKTLTEGQSVEFEITEGAKGPSAANVISL
- a CDS encoding DUF494 family protein, producing the protein MLDVLIYLFEIYIHSEIEIFIDYDKLENDLLDIGFQKKDIYNAFNWLKKLADYQNELTVSVPLLSEKFPVRIYTKAESQRLNIDCKGFLLFLEQLQVLNLDTREIVIERIMALDIEEFDLEELKWVVLMVLFNIPNCVDAYRRLEDLLFNFNKTFILH
- the def gene encoding peptide deformylase codes for the protein MTILKILQYPDKKLRIRAQPVKEINTNIQTIVDNMFETMYDKEGIGLAATQVNIPLQIIVISNIHKYDHPLVLINPIIISKNGEKKVEEGCLSIPQQRAIITRSEYITVNALNYFGKKIKITADSLLSICIQHEMDHLIGKLFIDYLSLLKKIYIRKKIKKLAKKNDFFSKKKYKKI
- the fmt gene encoding methionyl-tRNA formyltransferase — translated: MISFPKKNTKKYKKLRIIFAGTPDFAAQHLYALISSKHTVITVLTKPDHSSSRRQKNFFSPVKIIAKNHSIPLLQPISLNTLDIQEILRKLNADIMLVVAYGIILPNIILNLFPLGCINVHASLLPRWRGPAPIQWAILNGDKQTGISIIQMDQGIDTGKILYSTPCAITSNDTSASLEKKLILIGIKSMLIVLDRYNFNTNTYIIQNDINATYASKIKKEQGRLNWHTSAEKIERLIRAFNPYPISFFLIKNQFIKVWQANVCYGCNKNKKIGEIIICNKNGIQINTVNNILNITKLQIPGKKIISTLDFLNSKKKWFLPGTKLD